The Triticum urartu cultivar G1812 chromosome 5, Tu2.1, whole genome shotgun sequence genome contains the following window.
CTCGTGCACGCCGTCGCGCCCCACATGGCGTCGCGGCGGTCCGGGCGCGTGGTGAACGTGGGCAGCGTCGTCGGCACCGCCGCCACGCCGTGGGCGGGGGTCTACTGCGCGTCCAAGGCGGCGGTGCACGCCGCCACCGACGCGCTGCGGCTGGAGCTCGCGCCGTTCGGGGTGCACGTCGTGAAGGTGGTGCCCGGGGCGGTGCGGTCCGGCCTGGGCCACGCCAACACCGCGCAGCTCGCCGGGGCGAAGCAGGGACAGCAGCAGTGGGGGATGTACCGTGAGTTCACGGCGGCGATCGAGGAGAGGGCGCGGGCGTCGCAGGGGACGGGGGCGACGGAGGCGTCGGTGTTCGCGAGGCACGTGGCGGCGCGGGTTATGCGGCCGAGGCCGCCGCGGGAGATAGTGTATGGGAGCATGACGGGGCTGTTCGCCGTGCTTGCCATGTCGCCGGCCTGGGCGCGTGACGCCTTCTTCGCCAGGCGGTTCGGGCTCAACAAGCTCTAACAAACTCTAGTCGTGCCTTTGGCCTTGTCCTTCTTCTTAGTCCCGAGTCTACATTGACGACTTCCCAGCCGCTACCTCTACAAGTTACCGGGTTTAAACCAGTTTGCTCCGCTCAGACAGAGGCCCAGAAACAACAGCAAGCTTTGCTCACCGGGGACCAAAGATGCATACGGTCAAACCGGGGCCTTTTTTTTTTCTTCTGGGACCAAAGATGGATGCAGAAGAAAAAAAGAATTCGACACTCTCAAATATTTAGATGTAGTATTTTCTCAATTCCTATAAGAATGCATTTAAAAGAGTTTTGCTACTTAATATATAGCCTTTGGCCTTTTCATAAAAAAAATGATGCACATTCAATGCTATTCGTgcaaactactccctccgttcggaattatttgtcgcagaaatggatgtatctagacgtattttagttctagatacatccattttcaAGACAAGTAATttcaaacggagggagtatatagaTATAGATAAAGAATTGATTACTCAACTCTATCCTAAAAAAAAACCGGTTTATACGTATTTTTTAAATCTTTATTACTAAGTAAGAAAGTATCCCTCATTAGCCACGCCGATAGAAAGGTGGAACGGCCCAGGAGGGACGGCGCCCTGTGTCATCTTCCTTTCTCTTGTCGTCCGAGTCCGGTCAGAAAACCAACTCGTCGTCCGCCACCCTATATCTATATCCCGCCGAACCGCCGCATCAATCAATCGCAGCCGCAGCATGTCGCCCAACAATGTCCAGCCGTCGGGTCCCGGCCGCAGGGGGCTCTTCTCCTGCCTCTACAGCGGCGAGCGCGACGGCCCCCCCATACTTCAACTTCAAGGGCGGCGAATGCGACGGCCCCCCTGACTTGAGCTTCAAGGCCGACCTCCTCAACCTCATCCCCGACTTCTAAGAGGAGGCGTTCGACCGGCTGCCCGTCGACGACACGCCGGACGACGTCGCCGACAAACTATACGAAACCATGCGCGACGGCGGCCTCTCCCTCGGCCTCCTGGACCCCGTCTCCAACATCGTCCTCAACACCATGGCCCTCCTCCCGCGCGACCACTTCCGGCCAAAGGAAGAACCGCCCGCCAAGAGGACCAGGAGGTCCAAGAGGCTGGCCGGCATGGCAGTGTCACAGCCCAGGGATAGCTGGTCGTCCGGTAGAACCATTGGGCCGTCCTGCCGCAGGGTTACCTGGCGCAGAGTAGCTCAAGCGTCCTGCCAGGCTCTCGTGAGGTTCATGACGAGCTACTTCGGATGCATCACTGAAGAACAGGCCACCCGCTACCTTCACTGGGCGGGCGCCGACCTCGCCCGCGCCGTCCTGCTCGTCGAGCACGACCTATACGCTTCTGGCGATGAGATTGTGCTCCCCGACCCTGCCTCTGAGAGGACTCAGGCCGCCCTCAGGTGTGCTGCGATCCACGTGTGGCACTCCGCGCCTGACGTCATCGTGCGGCTCCAAGCGTCGCCATAGCCCCGTCAACggctcctcgccgccgcccccttcCTAAAGCCGGGAGGGCGGAAGCTCACCGTCGATGATGTCAACACCATCATGGATCTGCTGCGGTACCAGGACGGCGGCCCTCTCGACCTTCAGGTGAACTTGCTGCAAAGTGGGCGGGAGGTCGTCATCTACTGCCGGAACCTCAAGCCAGATGAAGGAACATTTGAGGTTTCCAAAAGCACGCGCTCCATAGATGGCTTTGGCATGGTCACCATCAACGTGGAGCAGCATGGCGACCACTTCACGTCCTTGCGGTCTCCTAAAAACAAGAGATCCATGATATCAGCCTGTCTGGCAAAGGCCACAAAAACCTCCCAAAGGCGCGGCTTGGTGGACAGCTGCAACAGTGATGCGTGTGAGTACACCGAGTCTCTCAAGATGAGGCTCCACGCCATGATCCACACCTTCTATGTCAAAGTCTTCACCATGCTACCCTCCACGGGGCTCCGGCTCATCCGCGACATCATGTTCGCCGGCCACTGCTATGGCCCCATGGACCCCATCTCTAACATCATCCTCAACTCCATTTGGCACAACATAGTGTGCCCGCTCCCACCGGCGGACACTGAGATCCAGGTGTACGACATCCTCGACACCCTCTCCTTGCTTCGCGTGGAGGTCCGGTCCTTGGAAGGCCTCATCGCCATCGTTCGTGCAAATCCTGAGTCTGGATCATCCATGCAGCAGGTGATGGAGCACCTCTGTTGCAAACAATGTGACTTGTCCAAGGAGAAGCACACACTGCAACAATTTGTTGCCGCAGCTGCAGCAGCTCgattaaatgtgtatagaaaatgttgaccatgtattaaaaaatgatgaaaaaattgatcatgtatataaaaatgaaaaaagaataaaaccctaagaagaaaaaagaaaagaaactgGTAAAATAAGGAAAAAAGACTGAGAAAAACGGCTCTTCTTACCTCAACAAGGACGCCCCCTAGTACTAACCATGAACCCCAAGTGGGCGGACTGCTAGCAGCATCCTCCCTCTACCTTGAGGTGCCGTCCCCGTGAGTGCATCACGTTCTCATTCTTTTGTTTTATAAGGGTTTTTATCATTTTTGTTATTAGTTGTGTCCCATAACTCAGTTTTGCTATcagaagttacaactactcaaaaatgccattgatccgtgagatgtttgctcaaaaatgccatcgttccGTTAGATGTTtcctcaaaaatgccattagacatcgTTATTTTCACATCAAACTCAttgaccatgttatatgacaaaaataagtctagacccacatgtcagttctctctatctcacaatgataagtgtggccccacttatcaggagtaaccaagcgaataattttatagaaaaataaaaaaatcgtTGGGATCAAGTGGGCCCCACACTTTATTGTAGTAAGATAGAAGGAGAGCTGGCATGCTGGTTCAtaggtatttatgtcattataacatggcaaaagagatttgagATCACAATAATGGTGCCCAGTGGCATTTTTGAACATGTGTCTAACAAAGCGATGGCTTTTTTGAGCAGTTGAAATTCCTAGtagcaaaactgagtagtgggacacAACCGATGACATAAATGGTAAAAACCCTTTATAAAAAGTGTgttcatgggccggcccagctgcaTGTGTGAGTGACGATTCCTTTAGTGAGAGAGAAGCTTCTGTCTAGCTTAATGCGAGACATAGCTGTCGCGCTTTTAAGTTTGTTTGGAACTAAATTTGTTACTCTGCCTGTTGTGGGCTTCTTGTGTCTTGGTCCTAAAAAATTCCATTAAGAGATCATGAACATCCGTGTTATAGCAGCTCTCCAAGTTCAGGTGTATCACATCTCAGAGACATAAATGCATTGCCCACAATGGAGCTAATAGAAATAGGGATTGCCATGTAATTTCTTCCCTTAGACATTTCAAAAAATACTAAGCATACTCCATTATTATTTTATTTTAAGCAAGCATACTGCTTGTATGTCCCTGCATTGACAGAAACTGATTCTAAAATTATTTCACAGTACTGCAAAGAAAATCCATCTACAAGATCATCAAGCACCTCTAATCTCTCACATTCCTCCCAATCACGCCGATTTGGGACTATTTCAAGGCTCCCAAGCTCCTGCTCGTCGTCTTCAACAACATGCCAATCAAGAAGATGGATACGAATCAGCCTTGGCGACGCCCTCATGATCTGCTTCACAAAAGAAGTCTGCCAACTAACTCCATTGAAGCCAATGACCACTAGTTCCTTCAGGAGATGGTACTCATGTTTCCCTTGCACATCTAGTCCAATACTCATGTTCTCTTAGTTGCTGTCAATCTGCACTCAAAAAAAAATTTGATTTTAGAAATTATTGAGAACTAGAGCGTACATTTGAATGCATACACAACTATGAGATTATTTCATCCAGAAATGACATACATGAAGATGGAGCGACTCCAAAGAAGGTGCGGCATCTAGTAGGATGAAAATCCAGGATATGTCCCAATATATTGGCACGTTGGCAATGAAAAGCTTCCTGAGATGACTGAACCGACTGGGAATGGCGGTTGGTTCAATCCACATCTACATACACGATGATGCAATGATATTTTACTAGGTTGAGATGTAAAGTTGGCATTCCAAAATGGTTTTCTGAGGTAGGTTACTCGCCTGAGGTCCTTTCAGCTGCAGAACAAGGTACTCGAGCAGTGGCATCCCTTTGAAGAATTTGCTCAGTGGATATGTCTTGTTGCTACTAGAGGAATTGTCTTCACAGTGCAATAACATTTTATAATCACTGCAAAACATAGCCATATAAATAAACAGATTTACATAATTAAATTATTCAGGATATGGGACCGCCTATTAGAATTATCATTGAATTCATATACGATAATATTCTTTATAAGCCTTATTACAAGGCAGCTGGTAAACTTGATGAAGTTTTAATATCTAAATTCATTTCTTGTGATATTATAACCTGGTGTCTATATAGATGATATACTCATAATAAGCGAATGTTGAGCCGGGCCCAGGTTGGTATCGCGAGTCAACTTTACATTTCTTACCTGCTCGAGCTGAAGCTAGTGATTCTACCGTTATCTTCAATTTGCAGGAAGTTCAAACTCACATGCCTAAGTCGAGGCACCTCCCCATAATGGGCGATTTGATTATTTGCCACTATTTTCTTTGGCCTTTGACAATTTGCCACTAGTTAGATTGTAATTGATCTGATGACACGATTTTCTTTGCGCTTTGATCTTTTGCCACTTTTCCACACAAAAACAATACTTACAAATGATGGATAAAATATATGCACAAAACAATGAACAGGTTTACCCTTTGTGGCTGTTTGACTAAAACAGAGCTCACTGATTCCCCAAATCGGGATGAATCCAGTCGCGGCCGCCGTTCTCTCTGGCTTTCCAGCACCTCGTGCTTGCCTCTCTTCTCCCTGTCTCCACATGCTGATGAATCCATCCATGAGCCAAGTCGCCAAGATGCATCCAGCCATGGACGGCGCGAGACGACCTGCACGGAGGCGGCGGCCGTGCGGCTCAAGGACCGCGTGGGACGACCTGCACAAGGTGGACGGAGTAGAGCACGGTGTTGGATTCCGTACCATGGACGAGCTACTGATGTTCGAGGCGGCGAAGGGAAAGGTCGGTCCGTCCACGCGGTGCTGTACGCCGCGTCCCTGCAGGCTGCAGCAGTGGTCATCGGAGCCGCAGCGGCAGCGCACATCACGGCAACGCGGTTGCCGGCTGCCGAGCACAAGCAGCAGCGGTTGCGCACATCATGGAACCAGGATGGCCGGCACAAGAGCACACCCCGGGATGTAACCGCCGGCTGCCGTGGGAGGGGGAGCGGGACAGAGAGGAGTAACTTCGCCGGGATGTAGTCGCCGCGGACGACCAGGGAGGCAGGGACGTCCGTCATCGAGGACCACCAAATGCGACTCCCCGTCGAGTAGCCGCCGAGGTCTCCTGGTGTTGCTGCCCGCGAGAGGAAGGGGACGAGACGAGCGACCGAGAGCTCCTCTCCCGTCAATCTGGGAGCATGGGTGTTTCGGTCATTATACGTGGGGCCCATCCGACAGAGGGCAAAAAATCAAAGTCCGATGTAAAGAGTGGCCACAGATCAATTACCATGTAAGAAGTGGCAAATTGTCAAAATGCAAAGTAATTGATGGCAAAAAATCAAAAAACCCCACCATAATATAGTTTGGTTGGCTGACCCCCACAAAC
Protein-coding sequences here:
- the LOC125555430 gene encoding uncharacterized protein LOC125555430, producing the protein MTDVPASLVVRGDYIPAKLLLSVPLPLPRQPAVTSRGVLLCRPSWFHDVRNRCCLCSAAGNRVAVMCAAAAAPMTTAAACRDAAYSTAWTDRPFPSPPRTSVARPWYGIQHRALLRPPCAGRPTRSLSRTAAASVQVVSRRPWLDASWRLGSWMDSSACGDREKRGKHEVLESQRERRPRLDSSRFGESVSSVLVKQPQR
- the LOC125506621 gene encoding short-chain dehydrogenase ptmH-like, whose amino-acid sequence is MANVNDGEGESKAAPVVLITGCAEGGIGYEYCRAFAALGCRVVATDIPDRVPDLAGLDDTVVVDRLPLDVTSEASVTDAVSRVLRDQGRIDVIVNNAGIGCTGPLAELSGEAVRRTMDVNFLGQLRLVHAVAPHMASRRSGRVVNVGSVVGTAATPWAGVYCASKAAVHAATDALRLELAPFGVHVVKVVPGAVRSGLGHANTAQLAGAKQGQQQWGMYREFTAAIEERARASQGTGATEASVFARHVAARVMRPRPPREIVYGSMTGLFAVLAMSPAWARDAFFARRFGLNKL